The Antarctobacter heliothermus genome includes a window with the following:
- a CDS encoding NAD(P)H-dependent oxidoreductase — protein MLGAPMYNYGMPAALKGWIDHIARIGRTFSFDLSRGDFPIEPILQGKKLIVLSSRGEFGFEKGGPREYLNTFDPAIAACAHYFGVSAADIKTVAIEYQEFKDMRHDQSVIAAKKKTRDLAHKLLPYHLAG, from the coding sequence GTGCTGGGCGCACCGATGTACAATTACGGGATGCCCGCTGCCTTGAAGGGCTGGATTGACCACATCGCACGGATAGGGCGCACGTTTTCCTTCGATCTTTCACGCGGGGATTTCCCCATCGAGCCGATACTACAAGGGAAAAAACTGATTGTTCTGTCATCCCGTGGAGAGTTCGGGTTCGAAAAGGGTGGCCCACGGGAATATCTGAACACATTCGACCCGGCGATCGCGGCCTGCGCCCATTACTTTGGCGTTTCTGCCGCCGATATCAAGACCGTCGCCATTGAATATCAAGAGTTCAAAGACATGCGGCATGATCAATCCGTCATCGCGGCCAAAAAGAAAACCCGAGATCTCGCCCACAAACTCCTGCCGTACCATTTGGCGGGGTGA
- a CDS encoding IS6 family transposase, with protein sequence MPCRDPFKGHRFPKDVILLAVRWYCRYPLSYRNVRDLLAERGITIDAATIYRWVQKFSPEIRRRAYGRHRSWRGLQWHVDETYVRVNGRWCYLWRAVDQCGQLIDFRLTARRTASAARAFMRQASDSVRCYHPLTIVTDKAHSYAKVIGEWNARSSPEDAIRHVTRKYLNNRIEGDHAVLKHRLAPMRGLQSLSSAKATLKGVETFRAIRNGHFAGCEQGVANEIAFVRNLFDDKKKVA encoded by the coding sequence ATGCCGTGTCGTGACCCGTTCAAAGGCCATCGATTTCCGAAAGATGTGATCCTGCTCGCCGTTCGGTGGTATTGTCGGTATCCGCTGTCCTATCGCAACGTTCGCGATCTTCTTGCCGAGCGTGGGATCACGATCGACGCGGCCACGATATACCGTTGGGTGCAGAAGTTTTCTCCCGAAATCCGCAGACGCGCTTACGGTCGACACCGCAGCTGGCGCGGCCTGCAGTGGCATGTTGACGAAACCTACGTCCGCGTGAATGGCCGATGGTGCTATCTTTGGCGTGCTGTCGACCAATGTGGCCAACTGATCGATTTCCGTCTGACGGCGCGGCGAACGGCCAGTGCAGCAAGGGCATTCATGCGCCAGGCATCGGACTCCGTCCGCTGCTATCATCCTCTGACCATCGTGACCGACAAGGCTCATAGCTACGCGAAGGTTATCGGCGAGTGGAATGCCCGCTCGAGTCCGGAAGACGCAATTCGCCATGTCACCAGGAAGTATCTCAACAATCGGATTGAAGGCGATCATGCGGTGCTCAAGCATCGACTGGCGCCGATGCGCGGACTTCAAAGCCTGAGTTCTGCGAAAGCCACCCTGAAAGGGGTCGAGACGTTCCGCGCCATCCGCAACGGTCATTTCGCAGGATGTGAGCAGGGCGTCGCCAACGAGATAGCCTTCGTCAGGAATCTGTTCGATGATAAGAAAAAGGTCGCCTGA
- a CDS encoding EcoRV family type II restriction endonuclease: MDEATTEFMAQLRELGTTLTEYVSTNGGDWSIKGFIDVDQNIYTISADTKIISKILEIQLFPKFLEFADAAGYDLVLAEHQNWYPDISFVKKSDPSVKFAVDIKTTYRLSEYKDFCNGFTLGSHGAYFRDRASTKNIQFPYKDYNAHISLGILYTRALSDDIDETEVRDLSELTSITSVITDLLFFVEEKWKIASDRSGSGNTANIGSISYIPDVLAGNGAFANLGEDVFDEYWINQGVLQVPDPKNPKKFKNLTKLSEYLEFKGMDANLINRPKPRRKAK; this comes from the coding sequence ATGGATGAAGCCACTACAGAGTTTATGGCCCAACTTCGGGAGCTTGGGACAACCCTAACCGAATATGTTTCAACAAACGGTGGCGACTGGTCAATCAAGGGCTTCATCGACGTTGACCAGAATATTTACACAATATCTGCCGATACAAAAATCATCTCAAAAATACTGGAAATTCAATTATTTCCAAAGTTTTTAGAGTTTGCAGATGCGGCAGGGTACGATCTTGTTTTGGCTGAACATCAGAACTGGTACCCTGATATATCATTCGTCAAAAAGTCAGACCCGTCGGTAAAGTTCGCGGTCGATATCAAAACCACCTATCGCCTCTCCGAATACAAAGACTTTTGCAACGGTTTCACGCTCGGTTCGCACGGTGCATATTTTCGAGATCGCGCAAGTACGAAGAATATCCAGTTCCCGTACAAAGACTACAATGCTCACATATCATTAGGAATTCTTTATACTCGCGCACTATCTGACGACATTGATGAAACAGAGGTTCGCGACCTTTCAGAGCTTACTTCAATCACTTCGGTGATCACAGATTTACTGTTTTTTGTTGAGGAAAAATGGAAAATTGCAAGCGACCGTAGTGGAAGCGGAAACACGGCCAATATCGGTAGTATCAGCTATATTCCAGACGTTCTTGCAGGCAACGGAGCATTTGCGAACTTGGGCGAAGACGTCTTTGACGAATACTGGATAAACCAAGGCGTTCTGCAAGTTCCAGACCCCAAAAACCCTAAGAAATTCAAAAATCTAACCAAGCTCTCTGAGTACCTAGAATTTAAGGGAATGGATGCGAATCTTATCAACAGGCCGAAGCCTCGGCGGAAAGCGAAGTAA
- a CDS encoding replication initiator protein A, whose amino-acid sequence MPLLPDRHPQKDFFILDIADVVPKDDTASMEHPLFSLATKPDMRHLVYQNGENRLEIVPSGLGLPTIKDKDILIFCISQLMHMKNRGEKIGKRVRFSARELSISTNRPIGGNHYKRLEQAFKRLQGTQFTTTIRTGGKREVRIFSLVDEAGFVMQEEGLWRLDYCEVVLSDWFMRAIEANDVITISNDYFRLRRPLERRLYEIGRKHCGGQPKWHIGLAKLQEKTGSNAPLKKFRLNIRQIIEDDHTPFYRMELTPDDLVIFRPRSPQSNLSPEIQLPEWAEEKARTIAREKGRDYYALRSDWLVFAKSEATKRNPPKNAGAAFLAYCNKQKNLR is encoded by the coding sequence ATGCCTTTGCTCCCAGATAGACACCCCCAGAAAGACTTCTTCATCCTCGATATCGCGGATGTTGTCCCTAAGGACGACACCGCCTCGATGGAGCACCCCCTGTTCTCCCTGGCGACCAAGCCGGACATGCGGCATCTGGTTTACCAGAACGGCGAAAACAGGCTGGAAATCGTCCCCTCCGGCCTTGGCCTTCCCACCATCAAGGACAAGGATATTCTGATCTTCTGCATCAGCCAGTTGATGCACATGAAGAACCGGGGCGAGAAGATCGGGAAACGCGTCCGGTTCAGCGCCCGCGAGCTGTCCATCTCCACAAACCGCCCGATTGGGGGCAACCACTACAAGCGGCTGGAGCAAGCCTTCAAACGGCTACAGGGGACACAGTTCACCACGACGATCCGCACAGGCGGCAAGCGTGAAGTCCGGATTTTCAGCCTCGTGGACGAAGCCGGATTTGTCATGCAGGAAGAAGGGCTATGGCGGCTCGATTATTGCGAGGTCGTCCTGTCTGACTGGTTCATGCGGGCGATTGAAGCCAACGATGTCATAACGATCTCGAACGACTATTTTCGCCTGCGTCGCCCGCTTGAACGCCGCCTGTATGAAATCGGCCGCAAGCACTGCGGAGGCCAGCCGAAATGGCACATCGGCCTCGCCAAGCTTCAGGAAAAGACCGGCAGCAACGCCCCCTTGAAGAAGTTCCGGCTGAACATCCGCCAGATCATCGAGGATGATCACACGCCGTTCTATCGCATGGAGCTGACCCCAGATGACCTGGTGATCTTCCGTCCGCGCTCACCACAGAGCAACCTATCGCCCGAAATCCAACTGCCGGAGTGGGCTGAGGAGAAGGCCAGGACCATTGCTAGGGAGAAGGGTCGGGATTACTATGCCCTACGCTCTGATTGGCTGGTGTTCGCCAAGAGCGAAGCCACCAAGAGGAATCCGCCAAAGAATGCAGGCGCTGCATTCTTGGCATACTGCAATAAACAAAAAAACCTTAGATAA
- a CDS encoding AbrB/MazE/SpoVT family DNA-binding domain-containing protein, giving the protein MIESKIRKVGNSAVMTLTTEMLTILDAKEGDTLFIVRGDDGSLKITPHNPEVAAALATAEIVMDENRDLLQALA; this is encoded by the coding sequence ATGATTGAATCCAAGATCCGCAAGGTCGGCAACTCTGCCGTCATGACGCTGACAACCGAGATGCTTACCATTCTCGATGCAAAGGAAGGCGATACCCTTTTCATCGTGCGCGGGGACGATGGCAGTCTGAAAATCACTCCGCATAATCCCGAAGTGGCCGCCGCGCTGGCCACTGCCGAGATCGTTATGGATGAAAACCGCGACCTGCTTCAGGCCCTTGCTTGA
- a CDS encoding IS256 family transposase, whose translation MQENTITQLSDPSGISPDPLTDLIRDGARKLIEQAIEAELSTLLGAFADHKLEDGRARLVRHGHLPEREILTGVGPVAVTVPRVRDRKPGTDKIAFTPSILPRYLRKAKSVEELLPWLYLKGVSTGDFSEALAALLGPHAKGLSATTITRLKADWWSEYEAWEKRDLGTRRFLYIWADGVYFKPRRAEEKQCVLVIVGADEYGRKELLAMTDGFRESTQSWREVLLDLKRRGLKQDPKLAIGDGALGFWAALREVFPSTQEQRCWLHKTMNVLNALPKSVQAKAKAHLHDIWQAETRAAASAAFDFFVDAYGVKWDKAVAKLVKDRDALLTFYDYPAEHWKHIRTSNPIESTFATVRHRTKRTKGCLSRKTGLAMAFRLMMSAQTKWRKLDGRNRLPEVISGVEFRDGVRQLQNAA comes from the coding sequence ATGCAAGAGAATACCATCACCCAGCTATCTGATCCATCCGGGATTTCGCCGGACCCGCTGACCGACCTCATCCGGGACGGCGCGCGCAAGCTGATCGAGCAGGCGATTGAGGCGGAACTGTCCACGCTGCTTGGCGCCTTTGCCGATCACAAGCTTGAGGATGGTCGCGCAAGACTGGTTCGTCATGGGCACCTGCCCGAGCGTGAGATTTTGACCGGTGTCGGGCCTGTTGCCGTGACGGTGCCGCGTGTGCGGGACCGCAAGCCGGGCACGGACAAGATCGCGTTCACGCCCAGCATCCTGCCGCGGTATCTGCGCAAGGCAAAGTCGGTCGAAGAGCTGCTGCCCTGGCTTTACCTGAAGGGCGTGTCCACCGGCGATTTCAGTGAGGCGCTTGCCGCCCTGCTGGGGCCACACGCCAAGGGCCTCTCGGCCACTACGATCACGCGGCTGAAAGCGGACTGGTGGTCCGAGTACGAGGCCTGGGAAAAGCGTGACCTCGGCACCCGGCGGTTTCTCTACATCTGGGCCGACGGCGTCTATTTCAAGCCGCGAAGGGCCGAGGAAAAACAATGCGTTTTGGTGATCGTGGGTGCGGATGAATACGGCCGCAAGGAGCTGCTGGCCATGACCGACGGCTTCCGCGAAAGCACTCAGAGTTGGCGCGAGGTTCTGCTCGATCTCAAACGCCGCGGACTGAAGCAGGATCCCAAGCTCGCCATAGGCGACGGCGCCCTGGGGTTCTGGGCGGCACTGCGCGAGGTCTTCCCCTCGACACAGGAGCAGCGGTGCTGGCTCCACAAAACCATGAACGTGCTCAACGCGCTGCCGAAATCGGTGCAAGCCAAGGCCAAGGCGCACCTGCACGACATCTGGCAGGCCGAAACCCGAGCCGCGGCGTCGGCCGCCTTCGACTTCTTCGTCGATGCCTACGGCGTGAAATGGGACAAGGCAGTCGCCAAGTTGGTCAAGGATCGGGATGCACTACTGACCTTCTACGACTACCCGGCCGAACACTGGAAACACATCCGGACGTCAAATCCGATCGAGAGCACGTTCGCCACCGTCAGACACAGGACGAAACGCACCAAGGGCTGCCTCAGCCGCAAGACTGGGCTCGCCATGGCTTTCCGGCTGATGATGTCTGCTCAGACGAAATGGCGAAAACTCGACGGGCGGAATCGCCTCCCGGAGGTCATCAGCGGGGTTGAGTTCCGCGACGGCGTCCGCCAACTTCAAAACGCCGCCTGA
- a CDS encoding DNA adenine methylase: protein MTIVPPIKSQGIKTKLAEWIHQTSTHQDYDRWVEPFMGTGVVAFNIQPKRALLCDSNPHLIRFYKSLQDGEITADIARKFLIEEGNKLLDTEGAHYYTVRERFNTDGNPLDFMFLSRSCFNGMMRFNKKGGFNVPFCRKPNRFAQALVTKICNQISAVSHVINQGDFEFRHQEFRDTLYEVEPSDLVYCDPPYLGRHVDYFDSWSEEEERDLHTLVTKSGSPFIMSTWLQNKYRVNDYVFSLWGDFSIQTKKHFYHVGAKESNRNAVYEALLVNFETDTSTPIKDLDLGVDALAGSVVDRETQLPLAV, encoded by the coding sequence ATGACCATAGTTCCGCCAATCAAATCTCAAGGCATCAAAACAAAGCTTGCAGAGTGGATACACCAAACAAGCACCCACCAAGACTACGACAGATGGGTTGAACCGTTCATGGGAACGGGCGTTGTTGCCTTCAACATCCAACCCAAACGAGCTCTACTGTGCGATAGCAATCCCCACCTCATAAGGTTCTACAAAAGCCTGCAAGATGGCGAGATCACAGCAGATATTGCCCGCAAATTCTTAATCGAAGAAGGTAACAAGCTGTTAGATACAGAAGGGGCTCACTACTACACTGTAAGAGAGCGATTTAACACAGATGGCAATCCACTAGACTTCATGTTTTTGAGCCGTTCTTGCTTCAACGGAATGATGAGGTTCAATAAGAAGGGTGGTTTTAATGTTCCTTTTTGCCGCAAGCCAAACAGATTTGCGCAAGCTCTTGTGACCAAGATATGCAACCAGATTTCTGCCGTATCACATGTCATTAATCAGGGTGACTTTGAGTTCAGACATCAGGAGTTTAGAGACACTCTGTACGAAGTAGAACCAAGTGACCTAGTGTATTGCGACCCCCCCTACCTAGGTCGCCATGTCGATTATTTTGACTCTTGGTCAGAAGAAGAAGAACGCGACTTACACACACTGGTTACGAAGAGTGGTTCACCATTCATTATGTCAACTTGGCTCCAAAATAAGTATCGCGTGAATGACTACGTTTTCTCGCTTTGGGGAGATTTTTCGATCCAAACGAAAAAGCACTTCTATCATGTCGGCGCAAAAGAAAGTAACCGAAATGCTGTTTACGAAGCATTACTTGTTAACTTTGAAACGGACACCTCGACACCCATAAAGGACTTAGACTTAGGTGTAGATGCTTTAGCAGGTTCGGTCGTAGATAGAGAAACACAGCTACCACTCGCCGTGTGA